A window from Listeria seeligeri serovar 1/2b str. SLCC3954 encodes these proteins:
- a CDS encoding PTS mannose/fructose/sorbose/N-acetylgalactosamine transporter subunit IIC encodes MEQLGTALLLALAAMLANGEYLFGSSMLSRPLVTCTLAGLIMGDVQMGIVMGATLELAFVGSFSIGASIPPEIISGSILGTAFAISTGESTAVALALGIPIASLVLVVKNLCFIFVLPYFVHKADKYALEGNSKGISRMQLLGGFLSINLPIGIIVATSYLVGSPVIQNVLDAIPAFVIAGLGIATGLLPAYGFALLLKLMVNKKNAVFFVFGFALAVYLKVPVTGVAIFGACLALILTGYATLKNNDHNGPSGGSREPALANDGGINYEDEEF; translated from the coding sequence ATGGAACAATTAGGAACAGCACTTTTGCTTGCACTCGCAGCCATGCTTGCAAATGGTGAGTATTTGTTTGGTTCATCAATGTTATCGCGGCCACTTGTAACATGTACACTTGCAGGGTTAATTATGGGTGACGTGCAGATGGGGATTGTTATGGGAGCGACATTAGAATTAGCTTTTGTAGGTTCATTTTCCATTGGCGCATCCATTCCACCAGAAATTATTTCAGGGAGTATTTTAGGGACTGCATTTGCCATTTCTACGGGCGAAAGTACAGCGGTAGCACTTGCACTTGGTATTCCAATTGCCTCACTTGTATTAGTTGTTAAAAATTTATGTTTTATTTTCGTATTACCTTATTTTGTACATAAAGCAGATAAGTATGCTTTAGAAGGTAATTCAAAAGGGATAAGTCGAATGCAGCTCTTGGGTGGTTTCTTATCTATCAATTTACCAATCGGGATTATTGTTGCCACATCTTATCTTGTTGGTAGCCCCGTTATCCAAAATGTCCTTGATGCAATTCCAGCTTTTGTTATTGCTGGCTTAGGCATTGCAACTGGTTTATTACCAGCTTACGGTTTTGCTTTACTTCTCAAATTAATGGTAAACAAAAAGAATGCGGTATTTTTCGTTTTTGGTTTTGCACTCGCAGTTTATTTAAAAGTACCAGTTACAGGAGTAGCCATTTTTGGCGCTTGTTTAGCACTTATTTTGACAGGTTACGCTACACTTAAAAATAATGATCACAACGGACCAAGCGGAGGTAGCAGAGAACCAGCACTTGCTAATGATGGAGGGATAAACTATGAAGATGAAGAGTTCTGA
- a CDS encoding PTS sugar transporter subunit IIB, with protein MIQFLRVDHRLLHGQVAVSWFNALDVNTILVANDGVAADDFRKSAIRLAKPEAAKLVMKSIDESIASINSGVTDKYNLLVVVESVGDAYKLIKGTNGKIPMLNLGGTKQREGTTNFSKAINLTAEEVEKLQELQKDAIDVFMQQVPNEKKVNFEA; from the coding sequence ATGATTCAATTTCTACGTGTAGATCACCGTTTACTTCATGGGCAAGTAGCAGTTTCCTGGTTTAATGCATTAGATGTTAATACAATTTTAGTGGCAAATGATGGGGTGGCTGCAGATGATTTTCGTAAATCCGCCATTCGTCTTGCTAAACCCGAAGCTGCAAAACTAGTGATGAAGAGTATTGACGAAAGTATTGCTTCCATCAATTCAGGTGTTACCGACAAATATAATTTATTAGTTGTGGTGGAATCAGTTGGAGACGCTTACAAATTGATAAAAGGAACAAATGGTAAGATTCCAATGTTGAATTTAGGCGGCACAAAACAAAGAGAAGGAACAACAAATTTCTCGAAAGCAATCAATTTAACTGCCGAAGAAGTAGAAAAACTACAAGAACTGCAAAAAGACGCTATTGATGTTTTCATGCAACAAGTACCGAATGAGAAAAAAGTGAATTTTGAAGCATAA
- a CDS encoding GntR family transcriptional regulator, which yields MSAKKPLFEVIAYELREKINRDEYKAGMLMPNESELQEIFSSSRTTIRRAVDLLVAEGLVIRKNGIGLYVEPKLTAQNILEMTGVIKNDTKEDAKKDIKDFYVRKAGTFYAEKFGIKENELVYSVKFIQKNEHTVTLDRLILPLGLYPDLQVKDLHIINIIELVNSGKYKLFELEQELQLVLAGNEQMKYMHLKENDPVFKLSSLFYAENQLPIAIQYHYEDAESTKYVVDFN from the coding sequence ATGAGTGCTAAAAAGCCACTATTCGAAGTGATAGCTTACGAGTTAAGAGAGAAAATTAATCGCGATGAATATAAAGCGGGAATGCTTATGCCGAATGAATCTGAACTGCAAGAAATTTTTTCTAGTAGTCGAACCACGATTCGTCGTGCAGTTGATTTATTAGTCGCGGAAGGCTTAGTTATACGTAAAAATGGTATTGGCTTATACGTCGAACCAAAATTAACTGCACAAAACATTTTAGAAATGACAGGTGTTATAAAAAATGATACCAAGGAAGATGCGAAGAAAGATATTAAAGATTTCTATGTTCGCAAAGCCGGTACCTTCTATGCGGAAAAGTTTGGTATAAAAGAAAATGAATTAGTTTACTCTGTCAAATTCATCCAAAAGAATGAACACACTGTTACACTTGATCGCTTGATTTTACCACTCGGTTTATATCCTGATTTACAAGTAAAAGATCTTCATATTATCAACATTATCGAACTTGTTAATTCAGGTAAATATAAATTATTTGAGCTTGAACAGGAACTTCAACTTGTTTTAGCTGGCAATGAGCAAATGAAGTATATGCATTTAAAAGAAAATGATCCTGTTTTTAAACTAAGTAGTCTTTTTTATGCCGAAAATCAGTTGCCTATTGCTATTCAATATCATTATGAAGATGCTGAGTCAACCAAATATGTAGTTGATTTTAACTAA
- a CDS encoding GntR family transcriptional regulator, with the protein MEYKDLSPAVQSEEQLRQLIQEKTARGELDFPSERTLEAELGVSRTTLRRSLDTLEKEAVIQKRSRKGIEINPKQTINILKMNSMSSQLPSDQTVTVLSSEITKGVKEVNHFLTTDIKNPLYKLVRLRSVEGRPFSYEISYLDSARFPGIEQIDLNNTSLYHVLEERFQIKPTYGREELRFVSANEDLANVLKVKEQTPLFEVVSKAFDQNDEPFEYSKQYLIGDQIKYKINAKNIFDYLEDE; encoded by the coding sequence ATGGAATACAAAGATTTATCGCCTGCTGTACAGAGTGAAGAACAATTAAGGCAACTCATTCAAGAAAAGACAGCAAGGGGCGAATTAGATTTTCCGTCCGAAAGAACACTTGAAGCGGAATTAGGAGTAAGTAGAACCACATTAAGAAGATCACTTGATACGCTTGAAAAAGAAGCAGTCATCCAAAAAAGAAGCCGTAAAGGAATTGAAATCAATCCAAAACAAACGATTAATATTTTGAAGATGAATTCAATGAGTAGCCAGTTGCCTTCTGACCAAACTGTTACCGTACTTTCGAGTGAAATAACAAAAGGTGTAAAAGAAGTAAATCATTTTTTAACAACAGACATAAAAAATCCGCTTTATAAATTGGTCAGATTGCGGAGTGTTGAAGGAAGACCTTTTTCTTATGAAATATCGTATCTAGATAGCGCGCGTTTTCCAGGGATTGAACAAATAGATTTAAATAACACATCACTTTACCATGTGTTAGAAGAACGCTTCCAGATAAAGCCTACATACGGACGCGAGGAATTACGCTTTGTATCAGCGAATGAAGACTTGGCGAATGTGTTAAAAGTCAAAGAGCAAACACCACTTTTTGAAGTAGTGAGTAAGGCATTTGACCAAAATGACGAGCCGTTTGAGTACAGTAAACAATATCTAATTGGTGATCAAATTAAGTATAAAATCAATGCGAAAAATATATTTGATTACTTGGAGGATGAGTGA
- a CDS encoding aldo/keto reductase, with product MEYLKFGNTGMDVSKICLGTMGFGDKDKWVHKWVLDEANSRPIIKKALDLGINFFDTANIYSYGESERIVGRALKDYANRDDIVLATKVHSSMRPERPNGGGLSRKAILSEIDHSLQRLETDYVDLYIIHRFDENTPIEETMYALHDVVKSGKARYIGASAMYAWQFQKAQRVAEKNGWTKFVSMQNHYNLIYREEEREMIPFCRDEKIAITPYSPLASGRLTRDFTETTYRSETDAIQKSKYDGTQDSDKGIIERVAELAEKHQVTRDKIALAWMLTKQGITSPIIGAQKERHLESAVAALDIKLSETEVNYLEELYIPHPVVGALPTKK from the coding sequence GTGGAATATCTTAAATTTGGTAATACTGGAATGGACGTTTCCAAAATCTGTTTGGGAACAATGGGGTTTGGTGATAAAGACAAGTGGGTGCATAAATGGGTTTTAGATGAGGCGAACAGCCGCCCAATTATAAAAAAAGCGCTGGACTTAGGGATTAATTTTTTTGATACAGCCAATATTTATTCCTATGGAGAAAGTGAAAGAATTGTTGGTCGTGCACTCAAAGATTATGCAAATAGAGATGATATTGTACTTGCGACCAAAGTGCATTCAAGCATGCGTCCAGAGCGTCCCAATGGTGGGGGATTATCTAGAAAGGCGATTTTAAGTGAAATTGATCATAGCTTACAACGCTTAGAAACGGATTATGTTGATTTATATATCATTCACCGCTTTGATGAAAATACTCCTATTGAAGAAACGATGTACGCTTTGCATGATGTTGTTAAATCAGGGAAGGCGCGTTATATCGGAGCCAGCGCGATGTATGCTTGGCAGTTCCAAAAAGCACAACGCGTTGCTGAAAAAAATGGTTGGACTAAATTTGTTTCGATGCAAAATCATTACAATTTGATTTACCGCGAGGAAGAACGAGAAATGATTCCGTTTTGTCGTGATGAAAAAATTGCGATAACACCATATAGCCCGCTTGCTTCTGGAAGGCTAACTCGTGACTTTACTGAAACTACTTATCGGTCAGAAACGGATGCCATTCAAAAATCTAAATATGATGGTACTCAAGATTCGGACAAAGGAATTATCGAGCGTGTGGCTGAATTAGCGGAGAAACATCAAGTGACAAGAGATAAAATTGCTCTAGCATGGATGTTAACTAAACAAGGAATTACTTCTCCAATTATCGGAGCGCAAAAAGAAAGACATCTGGAAAGTGCAGTAGCAGCACTCGATATTAAACTTTCGGAAACAGAAGTGAACTACTTAGAAGAATTATATATTCCTCATCCAGTGGTTGGAGCATTACCAACAAAAAAATAA
- the alsS gene encoding acetolactate synthase AlsS produces MAKLEKEQETLVKQGKSGADLVVDSLINQGVTHVFGIPGAKIDKVFDVMEERGPELIVSRHEQNAAFMAAAIGRLTGKPGVVLVTSGPGASNLATGLVTATAEGDPVVAIAGNVTRQDRLKRTHQSMDNAALFRPITKYSEEVVHAESIPEAITNAFRSAAEPNQGAAFISLPQDIVNEPNVPVKAIRPLAKPENGPASKEQVAKLVARLKKAKLPVLLLGMRASSPEVTGAIRRLLQKTSIPVVETFQAAGVISRDLEDNFFGRVGLFRNQPGDILLNKADLVITIGYDPIEYDPKAWNASGDRTIVHLDDIRADIDHYYQPVTELVGNIALTLDRVNAKFSGLELADKELATLKELHDRLEERDVPPVSDETNRVHPLSVIQTLRSAIDDNVTVTVDVGSHYIWMARHFRSYEPRRLLFSNGMQTLGVALPWGIAATLVHPGEKVVSISGDGGFLFSAMELETAVRLRAPLVHLVWNDGSYDMVAFQQKMKYGKEAAVRFGDVDIVKFAESFGAKGLRVTKPEELADVLKEALETEGPVVVDIPIDYRDNIKLGETLLPDQFY; encoded by the coding sequence ATGGCAAAACTGGAAAAAGAACAAGAAACATTAGTGAAACAAGGTAAATCGGGTGCAGACTTAGTTGTTGATAGCTTAATTAACCAAGGAGTGACACATGTATTTGGGATTCCTGGTGCGAAGATTGATAAAGTGTTTGATGTGATGGAAGAACGCGGTCCTGAACTGATTGTCAGTCGTCATGAACAAAATGCAGCGTTTATGGCTGCTGCGATTGGGCGCTTAACTGGTAAGCCGGGTGTTGTTCTTGTTACTAGTGGGCCAGGAGCATCTAATCTTGCAACAGGCCTTGTGACAGCGACAGCAGAGGGCGATCCAGTTGTGGCGATTGCCGGAAATGTAACAAGACAAGATCGACTAAAAAGAACACACCAATCAATGGATAATGCTGCTTTATTCCGACCAATTACTAAATACAGTGAAGAAGTTGTCCACGCCGAAAGTATACCTGAAGCGATTACTAACGCATTTCGTTCGGCTGCTGAACCTAACCAAGGGGCCGCTTTTATCAGTTTGCCACAAGATATTGTGAATGAACCAAACGTACCTGTAAAAGCAATTCGCCCACTAGCTAAACCAGAAAACGGACCAGCCTCAAAAGAGCAAGTTGCAAAATTAGTCGCTCGTTTGAAAAAAGCTAAATTACCAGTTTTACTATTAGGTATGCGTGCCTCAAGTCCAGAAGTAACAGGCGCGATCCGTCGCTTACTTCAAAAAACAAGTATCCCAGTAGTAGAAACTTTCCAAGCAGCAGGTGTTATTTCTCGAGATTTAGAAGATAATTTCTTTGGAAGAGTTGGGCTGTTTCGTAATCAACCCGGGGATATCCTTCTTAATAAAGCAGACTTAGTAATTACAATCGGTTATGACCCAATTGAATACGATCCGAAAGCGTGGAATGCATCTGGAGATCGAACAATCGTCCACTTAGATGACATTCGCGCTGATATTGATCATTACTACCAACCAGTGACCGAACTAGTAGGGAATATTGCGCTAACATTAGACCGTGTAAATGCTAAATTTAGCGGTTTAGAATTAGCAGATAAAGAACTAGCCACTTTAAAAGAATTACATGATCGTTTGGAAGAAAGAGATGTTCCGCCAGTTAGCGATGAAACAAATCGCGTGCATCCGTTATCAGTCATTCAAACGTTACGTTCGGCAATTGATGATAATGTAACAGTGACCGTAGATGTTGGTTCTCATTATATTTGGATGGCGCGTCATTTCCGTTCCTATGAACCGCGTCGCCTGCTTTTCAGTAACGGAATGCAAACGCTTGGTGTGGCTCTTCCTTGGGGAATTGCAGCAACACTCGTTCATCCGGGAGAAAAAGTAGTTTCGATTTCTGGAGACGGTGGATTCTTATTTTCTGCAATGGAACTAGAAACTGCCGTTAGACTCCGCGCGCCACTTGTTCACCTCGTTTGGAATGATGGCAGCTACGACATGGTTGCCTTCCAACAAAAAATGAAATATGGCAAAGAAGCGGCTGTTCGTTTCGGTGACGTTGACATTGTGAAATTTGCAGAAAGTTTTGGTGCAAAAGGACTTAGAGTAACAAAACCAGAAGAATTAGCAGATGTTTTAAAAGAAGCGCTTGAAACAGAGGGTCCAGTAGTAGTAGATATTCCAATTGATTATCGTGATAATATCAAACTAGGAGAAACTTTGCTACCAGACCAATTTTATTAA
- a CDS encoding ABC transporter substrate-binding protein produces the protein MKKKWGVIIASLCLLLGLSACGGDEKADAEEVPTLKWYMIGTPQKDTEEVMKEVNKYTEEKIGVKVEMTQIDWGDYGKRMQTVINSGENFDIAYTAAGEFVSYSQKGAFLPLNKYLDKEGKKMKAELNDVLWQGATIDGNIYGVPSNKEVGEQQVYVFNKDLVDKYNMDVTKVKSFSDLEPLLKTIKENEPSITPIGGNKDFKPAFAYDYLIDNAVPLPFAVNQYEDTGEIVNFYDQPDTLETLKALHSYYEKGYVTKDIATSTDPWSYDKENWFVRIEKYQPYAENIWDKNTGGKYKVVTQPIAETPIIKNNSVTGAIQAVSVTSQHPKEAVKFLDLLNTDEYLRNLVDKGIEGTHYKELEDGKIQDLPARVERYSMPTYALGNHFILKLYEDEPVDKWDQFKAFNDKSVASPGLGFYFDSSKVRTEIASITNVCNEFAPALLTGTVDPVEYTAKFKDKLNDAGMKKVMKEMQKQYDDYRASQE, from the coding sequence ATGAAAAAGAAATGGGGAGTAATTATCGCGTCACTTTGCTTGCTGCTTGGTTTAAGTGCTTGTGGGGGCGATGAAAAAGCAGATGCAGAAGAAGTTCCAACACTGAAATGGTACATGATAGGAACACCACAAAAAGACACGGAAGAAGTTATGAAAGAAGTAAATAAATATACCGAAGAAAAAATCGGTGTCAAAGTAGAAATGACTCAAATTGACTGGGGCGACTACGGAAAACGAATGCAAACAGTTATCAATTCAGGCGAAAATTTTGATATTGCTTACACCGCTGCTGGTGAATTTGTTTCTTATTCGCAAAAAGGTGCTTTCTTACCGCTTAACAAGTATTTAGATAAAGAAGGTAAGAAAATGAAAGCTGAGTTAAATGATGTACTTTGGCAAGGCGCGACCATTGATGGGAATATTTACGGCGTTCCTTCCAATAAAGAAGTCGGCGAACAACAAGTGTACGTTTTCAACAAAGATTTAGTAGATAAATACAATATGGATGTAACCAAAGTAAAAAGCTTTAGCGACTTAGAGCCACTGCTAAAAACTATTAAAGAAAATGAACCAAGTATTACACCAATTGGCGGAAATAAAGATTTCAAACCAGCTTTTGCCTATGATTATTTGATTGATAATGCTGTGCCACTACCATTCGCTGTCAATCAATACGAAGACACTGGAGAAATCGTCAATTTCTACGACCAACCTGATACGCTTGAAACACTTAAAGCACTTCACAGCTACTACGAAAAAGGTTATGTAACGAAAGATATTGCAACTTCTACGGATCCATGGTCTTATGATAAAGAAAATTGGTTTGTGCGTATTGAAAAATATCAACCATACGCAGAAAATATCTGGGACAAAAATACTGGTGGTAAATATAAAGTAGTAACACAACCAATTGCAGAAACACCGATCATCAAAAATAATTCTGTAACAGGCGCGATTCAAGCAGTATCTGTTACAAGTCAACATCCAAAAGAAGCAGTGAAATTCCTTGATTTACTAAACACAGATGAATATTTGCGTAATCTAGTTGACAAAGGTATTGAAGGAACACACTACAAAGAATTAGAAGATGGCAAGATTCAAGATTTACCAGCGCGAGTAGAACGTTATAGCATGCCTACTTATGCGCTTGGAAACCACTTTATCTTAAAATTATATGAAGATGAACCAGTTGATAAATGGGACCAATTCAAAGCGTTCAATGATAAATCAGTTGCTTCACCAGGCCTAGGATTCTACTTTGATTCTTCCAAAGTAAGGACGGAAATAGCCTCGATTACCAATGTATGTAATGAATTTGCTCCAGCGCTTCTTACTGGAACAGTGGACCCAGTAGAATATACAGCGAAATTCAAAGATAAACTAAACGATGCGGGAATGAAAAAAGTAATGAAAGAAATGCAAAAACAATATGATGATTACCGCGCATCACAAGAATAA
- a CDS encoding carbohydrate ABC transporter permease, giving the protein MAENLEVASELEQVRGEIEKPGKNQPSKDIIGFNKKMNIAMNILLAFLAIICVFPFLYIIVISFSSEASLAANGFQLIPKEWSTEAYEYLWNMKGQLLQSYGVTIIVTVVGTVCSVAMIALYSYAISRPQFKYRRQFTFIAFFTMLFSGGMVPAYIVMTQFLHLRNSIWALILPLAMNAFYIMIMRTFFLRSIPEPILEAARIEGAGELRIFLQMVIPLSLPGLATIALFSTLGYWNDWFQASLYIDKPSLVPLQSLLMKIENNLEFMRQNSEIAYTAGAFQSIPQDGAKMAMVVISTLPIAVTYPFFQKYFISGLTIGGVKE; this is encoded by the coding sequence TTGGCAGAAAATCTTGAAGTAGCTAGTGAATTAGAACAAGTACGAGGCGAAATAGAAAAACCGGGTAAAAATCAACCATCAAAAGATATTATTGGTTTCAATAAAAAAATGAATATAGCGATGAATATTTTGCTCGCTTTCCTTGCGATTATTTGTGTCTTTCCATTTCTATACATTATTGTTATCTCGTTTTCGAGTGAAGCATCTCTTGCGGCAAATGGCTTTCAACTGATACCAAAAGAGTGGAGCACGGAAGCGTACGAATATTTATGGAATATGAAAGGACAATTATTACAATCATACGGAGTAACTATCATAGTTACAGTAGTTGGGACAGTTTGCAGTGTAGCGATGATTGCACTTTATTCATATGCTATATCCAGACCGCAATTCAAATACCGTCGTCAATTCACTTTTATCGCATTTTTCACGATGCTATTTAGTGGTGGTATGGTACCAGCGTATATTGTTATGACACAATTTTTACATTTAAGAAATAGTATTTGGGCACTGATTTTACCGCTCGCTATGAATGCATTTTACATTATGATTATGCGTACTTTCTTCTTGCGTTCCATCCCAGAACCGATTCTTGAAGCGGCTCGGATTGAAGGAGCGGGAGAACTCCGAATCTTTTTGCAAATGGTTATTCCGCTTTCATTACCAGGGCTTGCGACAATCGCACTTTTCTCAACGCTTGGTTACTGGAATGATTGGTTTCAAGCATCACTTTACATTGATAAACCGAGTTTAGTTCCTTTGCAGTCGCTACTAATGAAAATTGAAAACAACTTAGAATTTATGCGACAAAATTCAGAAATTGCTTATACGGCCGGCGCATTCCAGTCCATACCACAAGATGGGGCAAAAATGGCGATGGTAGTTATCTCAACTTTACCAATCGCTGTAACGTATCCATTTTTCCAAAAATACTTTATTAGTGGGCTAACAATCGGCGGCGTTAAAGAATAA
- a CDS encoding ABC transporter permease: protein MKKVLSQIRANRIWLLMVLPGVLWFLVFSYLPMFGTVIAFKDYKIDGNGFLSSIMSSDWVGLENFKFLFQTDDAFIITRNTVLYNLVFIIVGLVLGVALAIIFNSLLNKRGAKIYQTGMLFPHFLSWVVVSYFLFSFLSEDSGLVNNILVAFGQDPISWYNDPKYWPFILIMMNVWKGLGYGSIVYLAAIAGIDRTYYEAAMIDGAGKWQQIRHVTIPALTPLMVILTILNVGKIFNSDFGLFYQLPRNSGPLYPVTDVIDTYVYRGLTSLGDMSMSAAAGFYQSIVGFILVILTNYIVKKINPEYALF from the coding sequence TTGAAAAAAGTTTTATCACAAATTCGAGCAAATCGGATTTGGCTATTAATGGTACTTCCAGGAGTTCTGTGGTTCCTGGTTTTCTCCTACCTGCCGATGTTTGGTACGGTTATTGCGTTCAAAGATTACAAGATTGATGGGAATGGATTTTTATCCAGTATTATGAGTAGCGACTGGGTGGGGCTTGAAAATTTTAAATTCCTTTTCCAAACAGACGATGCTTTTATTATTACCCGAAACACCGTTCTTTATAATTTAGTATTTATTATTGTGGGGCTAGTTCTTGGTGTAGCACTAGCGATTATATTTAACAGCTTACTAAATAAACGAGGAGCAAAAATTTACCAAACGGGGATGCTTTTCCCGCATTTCTTATCATGGGTAGTAGTTAGTTACTTCTTATTCAGCTTTTTGAGTGAAGATAGCGGACTTGTTAATAATATTTTAGTAGCATTTGGTCAAGATCCGATTTCATGGTACAACGATCCGAAATATTGGCCATTTATTTTGATTATGATGAATGTATGGAAAGGGCTTGGTTACGGAAGTATTGTCTACTTAGCTGCTATTGCTGGGATTGACCGCACTTACTACGAGGCTGCAATGATTGACGGGGCTGGCAAATGGCAACAAATCAGGCATGTAACTATTCCTGCTTTAACTCCGCTGATGGTTATTTTAACGATTTTAAATGTCGGGAAAATTTTCAACTCTGACTTTGGCTTGTTTTACCAGTTACCGCGAAATTCAGGGCCACTTTATCCAGTGACGGATGTTATTGATACATATGTATACCGAGGACTAACCTCGCTTGGAGATATGAGTATGAGTGCAGCAGCTGGTTTTTATCAGTCGATTGTTGGTTTTATTCTCGTGATACTGACAAACTATATTGTGAAAAAAATAAACCCAGAGTATGCTTTATTCTAA
- a CDS encoding response regulator transcription factor, with amino-acid sequence MLKIVLVDDEPLIVKGLESIIPEFEQEIEIVGTAPNGAVALDLFSEQHVDVLLTDIQMPVMDGLELIDAWKKKQPTTKTIVLSGFEDFHYIKRGLSAGIENYLLKPLNELELKETLIQIENKQVTNKVIPREEAYYILRDNTIWRWLHMRINKEEWEERLALYDMTLGQTKNAVLIQIQPTKEVNNADWKNLSEEYRLKYPFMLLTPENEIIIGIEETTSLSEQVLTIQSDIKNYLKNDAFYLFVSEKVQGEMMYPQAFRQLTRLQPERLVQSSGSLIAFQKRTKHTWRPKRKQHQLAKLLVMNNEKEIKAWIRSFFQEWLDHKVESDPHQMLHILSELLVLMAEADPKELTESMEKIAEETSIEGLEATTLTYAIRYYNRKKQTDQSKSPIIQNVLNYIKEHFAEGMSLKTLGNDFHINAVYLGQLFQKEMGEHFTDYLNRYRVNYAKEELLQSQDNLTVIASKSGYTDMAYFYRQFKKHTGETPSRYRKIHQ; translated from the coding sequence ATGCTAAAGATAGTACTAGTAGATGACGAGCCACTTATTGTCAAAGGTTTAGAAAGCATCATCCCAGAGTTTGAACAAGAAATAGAAATAGTTGGAACAGCCCCTAATGGTGCAGTAGCTCTTGATTTATTTAGCGAACAACACGTAGATGTACTTTTAACTGATATTCAAATGCCGGTAATGGATGGGCTTGAATTAATTGATGCATGGAAGAAAAAACAACCAACAACCAAAACGATTGTACTGTCTGGCTTTGAAGACTTTCATTATATAAAAAGAGGGCTTTCAGCAGGTATCGAAAACTATCTTTTAAAACCGTTAAACGAACTCGAACTGAAAGAAACACTTATTCAAATAGAGAACAAACAAGTGACGAATAAAGTCATACCAAGGGAAGAAGCATACTATATTTTACGTGACAATACGATTTGGCGCTGGTTGCACATGCGGATTAATAAAGAGGAATGGGAAGAGCGGTTAGCATTATATGACATGACACTTGGACAAACCAAAAATGCTGTTCTTATCCAAATCCAACCAACCAAAGAAGTAAATAACGCAGACTGGAAAAATCTTTCAGAAGAATACCGACTGAAATATCCGTTCATGCTATTAACACCAGAAAACGAAATTATCATAGGAATAGAAGAAACCACTTCTTTATCTGAGCAAGTTCTAACTATTCAAAGTGATATTAAAAACTATTTAAAAAACGATGCCTTTTATTTATTTGTTAGCGAAAAGGTACAAGGAGAAATGATGTATCCCCAAGCTTTTCGCCAGTTAACTAGATTACAACCAGAACGTTTAGTCCAAAGTAGTGGAAGCTTGATTGCTTTTCAAAAACGAACGAAACATACTTGGCGTCCCAAACGGAAACAACATCAACTCGCTAAGTTATTAGTAATGAATAATGAAAAAGAAATCAAAGCATGGATTAGGAGTTTTTTCCAAGAGTGGCTAGATCATAAAGTAGAAAGTGATCCACATCAAATGTTGCATATTTTAAGTGAATTACTTGTTCTGATGGCCGAAGCAGATCCGAAAGAATTAACTGAATCCATGGAAAAAATTGCCGAAGAAACAAGTATTGAAGGCCTGGAAGCGACGACCCTAACTTACGCGATCCGTTATTACAATCGAAAAAAACAAACAGATCAGTCCAAAAGCCCAATTATCCAAAATGTGCTTAACTATATTAAGGAACATTTTGCAGAAGGAATGTCATTAAAAACACTCGGGAACGACTTCCATATTAACGCCGTATACTTAGGACAACTTTTCCAAAAAGAGATGGGGGAGCATTTTACGGACTATTTAAACCGGTATCGGGTAAATTATGCGAAAGAAGAGTTGCTCCAGTCACAAGACAACTTGACGGTAATAGCAAGCAAATCGGGCTATACGGATATGGCTTACTTTTATCGGCAGTTTAAAAAGCACACAGGAGAAACGCCGAGCCGCTACCGGAAAATCCACCAATAA